The Corynebacterium vitaeruminis DSM 20294 genome window below encodes:
- a CDS encoding YhgE/Pip domain-containing protein, with protein sequence MNLFHIGSEFRRFGHGKLPPLALLVIILLPLLFGGLFVWSYWDPVGRLDKLPVAVVNSDEGAESNGQQVNAGDQVVDGLLENKNVKFVAVSADEARTGIENGTYYFGIELPTDFSQAAVSANSDNPHQATLNAVYNNNNGFLATMLGNQVVSKVLATVNENVGSEAANKLLVGFNTIGSGLKTAGDGANQLADGATQAKDGGATLADGAQTLSDNMKTADDGAQQLATGAEQLDAGITSASQGADSLASGLSQLDAATDTLGNGAGQVSQGVDQVVGMADQASAAQSQLVAPLVNLSAQLRSTGLPQASQMADQADAIITQLNSTGIGQDSQMITQLHSLRDGAAEVQRQLVDPTAEYRAGVDKAAAGSQELATGLHTLSDGSQQLVVGAKKLADGTSKLAAGSEQLTVGAQQLSSGLVTLDSGSGELALKLNDSAGKVPSFSNDTIDAASTNVSTPVALGVPKDQMSKFGLGLSPMFISLGLFMGGTVCFMVMRPLQRRAIESRMNPARAVLATYTPAAIVGVCQATVMFFVQKLFIGLHASTELGLWAAMAATSLLFICVTQGLNSVFGATVGRVLCIALMSLQIVSSGGLYPPETQPAPLRWFNTYDPMTYTVNLIRHMIYGPSTSGDPRVWQAMWVMALIFVIFFVASSLSARRERQMQMKDLHPEVAV encoded by the coding sequence ATGAACCTCTTTCACATCGGTTCCGAGTTCCGTCGATTCGGGCACGGGAAGCTGCCGCCGCTGGCGCTGCTCGTCATCATCCTCTTGCCGCTGCTCTTCGGCGGGTTGTTCGTGTGGAGCTATTGGGACCCGGTAGGCAGGCTGGACAAGCTGCCCGTCGCGGTGGTCAACTCCGACGAGGGCGCCGAGTCCAACGGTCAGCAGGTCAACGCCGGCGATCAGGTCGTCGACGGCCTGTTGGAGAACAAGAACGTCAAGTTCGTCGCCGTCAGCGCCGACGAGGCTAGGACCGGCATCGAGAATGGTACCTACTACTTCGGCATCGAGCTGCCCACGGACTTCAGCCAGGCGGCCGTCAGCGCGAATTCCGACAACCCGCACCAGGCCACACTCAACGCGGTCTACAACAATAACAACGGCTTCTTGGCCACCATGCTAGGCAACCAGGTCGTCAGCAAGGTGCTGGCGACCGTGAACGAGAACGTCGGCTCCGAGGCGGCCAACAAGCTGCTCGTGGGATTCAACACGATCGGCTCTGGGCTGAAGACCGCGGGCGACGGCGCCAACCAGCTCGCCGACGGCGCGACCCAGGCCAAGGACGGCGGCGCCACCCTGGCCGACGGCGCGCAGACGCTCTCGGACAACATGAAGACCGCCGACGACGGCGCGCAGCAGCTGGCCACCGGCGCGGAGCAGCTCGACGCCGGAATCACCAGCGCCTCCCAGGGTGCGGACTCGCTGGCCAGCGGGCTGAGCCAGCTCGACGCCGCCACTGACACCCTCGGCAACGGCGCGGGCCAGGTCTCCCAGGGCGTCGACCAGGTCGTGGGCATGGCGGACCAGGCAAGCGCCGCCCAGTCCCAGCTCGTCGCCCCGCTGGTCAACCTCTCCGCGCAGCTGCGCTCGACCGGCCTGCCGCAGGCCAGCCAGATGGCCGACCAGGCCGACGCCATCATCACCCAGCTCAACAGCACGGGGATCGGCCAGGACTCGCAGATGATCACCCAGCTGCACTCCCTGCGCGACGGTGCCGCCGAGGTCCAGCGCCAGCTCGTCGACCCCACCGCCGAGTACCGCGCGGGCGTGGACAAGGCGGCCGCGGGCTCCCAGGAGCTCGCCACCGGCCTGCACACCCTGTCTGACGGCTCCCAGCAACTGGTCGTGGGTGCGAAGAAGCTCGCCGACGGCACGAGCAAGCTCGCGGCCGGATCCGAGCAGCTCACGGTGGGCGCGCAGCAGCTCAGCTCCGGACTGGTCACCCTCGACTCCGGCTCCGGCGAGCTGGCGCTCAAGCTTAACGACAGCGCGGGCAAGGTCCCGAGCTTCTCCAACGACACCATCGACGCGGCCTCCACCAACGTCTCCACCCCGGTGGCGCTCGGCGTGCCGAAGGACCAGATGAGCAAGTTCGGATTGGGTCTCTCGCCCATGTTCATCTCGCTGGGCCTGTTCATGGGCGGCACCGTCTGCTTCATGGTCATGCGCCCGCTGCAGCGCCGCGCCATCGAATCCCGCATGAACCCAGCCCGCGCGGTGCTGGCCACCTACACCCCGGCCGCCATCGTCGGCGTGTGCCAGGCGACGGTGATGTTCTTCGTGCAGAAGCTGTTCATCGGCCTGCACGCCTCCACGGAGCTCGGGCTGTGGGCGGCGATGGCCGCGACCTCCCTGCTGTTCATCTGCGTCACCCAGGGGCTCAACTCCGTCTTCGGCGCCACCGTCGGCCGCGTGCTGTGCATCGCGCTCATGAGCCTGCAGATCGTCTCCTCCGGTGGCCTGTATCCCCCGGAGACCCAGCCCGCGCCCCTGCGCTGGTTTAACACCTACGACCCCATGACCTACACGGTCAACCTCATCCGCCACATGATTTACGGCCCCTCCACCAGCGGCGATCCCCGCGTGTGGCAGGCGATGTGGGTGATGGCGCTCATCTTCGTCATCTTCTTCGTCGCCTCCTCGCTCTCGGCGCGCCGGGAGCGCCAGATGCAGATGAAGGACCTCCACCCGGAGGTGGCGGTCTAA
- a CDS encoding TetR/AcrR family transcriptional regulator, producing the protein MRSDAARRRQLIIDAGCELLIKNGQHMTLESVAERAGVGIATLYRNFSTRNDLIYHCIIQITKQQMNILTTTQQEFRAEGSDPEKKLREIIPRTIPCGINVLVPALMTAPLESLDSTLIDIREEFVTKVQEMVGTLREMGLLHESVGLLDFLQGLIALYTPPQFDVGLDYDYPYDVSKAVDIFLVGCKNGPHFAYPM; encoded by the coding sequence GTGCGTTCCGATGCCGCCCGCCGCCGCCAGCTCATCATCGACGCAGGTTGCGAACTGCTCATCAAGAACGGCCAGCACATGACCCTGGAGTCCGTGGCCGAGCGCGCCGGGGTCGGCATCGCCACCCTCTACCGTAACTTCTCCACCCGCAACGACCTCATCTATCACTGCATCATCCAGATCACCAAGCAGCAGATGAACATCCTCACCACCACCCAGCAGGAGTTCCGCGCCGAGGGCTCCGACCCGGAGAAGAAGCTACGCGAGATCATCCCCCGCACCATCCCGTGCGGAATCAACGTGCTGGTCCCCGCGCTCATGACCGCGCCGCTGGAGTCGCTGGACTCCACGCTCATCGACATCCGCGAGGAGTTCGTCACCAAGGTCCAGGAGATGGTCGGCACTTTGCGCGAGATGGGGCTCCTCCACGAGTCGGTCGGCCTACTCGACTTCCTCCAGGGGCTTATCGCCTTGTACACCCCGCCGCAGTTTGACGTGGGCCTCGACTACGACTACCCCTACGACGTGTCCAAGGCCGTGGATATCTTCCTGGTCGGCTGCAAGAACGGCCCGCACTTCGCCTACCCCATGTAG
- a CDS encoding CE1759 family FMN reductase, with translation MSTLTIVHAGVSSPSSSFHLGQRIAERAAAIAKNQGTTLEIRELAIKAIGHDLVDCLLDGGKKSPALADAIDSLISSDAIIAVTPVYQSSYSGLFKMFFDCIPPRALEGIPVLIAANGGSPRHALVLEYAVRPLFAYLRTAIVPTGILLTPSDSRPENQQHVSARITRAANELVSLMAIDRRCADQQA, from the coding sequence ATGAGCACTCTGACGATCGTCCACGCGGGGGTTTCCTCCCCATCGAGCTCTTTCCACCTCGGCCAGCGCATCGCCGAACGCGCCGCCGCCATCGCCAAGAATCAAGGCACGACCCTGGAAATTAGGGAGCTGGCGATCAAGGCGATCGGCCACGACCTCGTCGACTGCCTGCTTGACGGAGGCAAGAAGTCGCCCGCGCTCGCGGATGCCATCGACTCGCTCATCTCCTCCGACGCGATCATCGCGGTCACCCCGGTGTATCAGTCGAGCTACTCGGGCCTGTTCAAGATGTTCTTCGACTGCATCCCGCCCCGCGCGCTCGAGGGAATCCCCGTTCTCATCGCGGCCAACGGCGGCTCGCCGCGCCACGCGCTCGTCCTCGAGTACGCGGTCCGCCCGCTGTTCGCCTACCTGCGCACGGCCATCGTCCCCACCGGCATCCTGCTGACTCCGTCCGATTCCCGCCCCGAGAATCAACAGCACGTCTCCGCCCGCATCACGCGCGCCGCCAACGAGCTCGTCTCGCTCATGGCCATCGACCGCAGGTGCGCCGACCAGCAGGCCTAG
- a CDS encoding CBS domain-containing protein — translation MSATDSDRLRATTFLAHFNEIELVLKKHARADNRDSFTWMVRQALKDGLLTGNQADALVEFSQLRNAIAHGRYSKELLPIAIPLPETVEHIGRIRSSLTSPKRALDFCLEEQQRPPITFEPGTRLQELFDAHGSDHIAKFPIYTPEHVFSALLTASNLFTWVAARGANPAVTAGEIIAHAPQLGMEVRRCHFLPKTASIQKALTLLSTPTPGNRLPQALIISEAGLEAQKPLGIISGSDAQGLLRYIEHPI, via the coding sequence ATGAGCGCCACCGACAGCGACCGCCTCCGCGCGACCACGTTCCTTGCCCACTTCAACGAGATCGAGCTCGTCCTCAAGAAGCACGCCCGCGCCGACAACCGCGACAGCTTCACGTGGATGGTCCGCCAGGCGCTCAAGGACGGACTGCTCACTGGCAACCAGGCCGATGCGCTTGTCGAGTTCTCGCAGCTGCGCAACGCGATCGCGCACGGCAGGTATTCCAAGGAGCTCCTGCCCATCGCCATCCCGCTCCCAGAGACCGTGGAGCACATCGGGCGGATCCGCAGCTCGCTCACCTCCCCCAAGCGCGCCCTCGACTTCTGCCTCGAGGAGCAGCAGCGCCCGCCCATCACGTTCGAGCCCGGCACCAGGTTGCAGGAGCTTTTCGACGCCCATGGCAGCGACCACATCGCCAAGTTCCCGATCTACACCCCCGAGCACGTCTTCTCCGCCCTGCTGACCGCCAGCAACCTGTTCACCTGGGTGGCCGCCCGCGGCGCGAACCCCGCCGTGACCGCGGGCGAGATCATCGCCCACGCCCCGCAGCTCGGCATGGAGGTGCGCCGCTGCCACTTCCTCCCGAAGACCGCCTCCATTCAGAAGGCGCTTACGCTGCTGTCCACCCCCACGCCGGGCAACCGGCTGCCCCAAGCGCTCATCATCTCCGAGGCGGGGTTGGAGGCGCAGAAGCCGCTGGGGATCATCTCCGGCTCGGACGCCCAGGGTCTGCTGCGCTACATCGAGCACCCGATTTAG
- a CDS encoding L-serine ammonia-lyase, which produces MTISTLDLFSIGVGPSSSHTVGPMRAALDFSTNHVTEGSLVKILLRGSLAATGAGHGTDRAVLLGLVGYDPEHVSDTDGIPFGAAIPARGTVSGPKGTVSYELAFDRSPHPKHPNCLAFSTKEGQREETDTYFSVGGGFILTEAQMRASEQSGKPLGSGVSTTGRCGEMPYPFSTARELLEVCVDNGLSIPEIMLANETSLHGDQATVTRHLDRVWEVMQACIDRGLRTEGTLPGGLKVHRRAPELHRHLREASASNDADPLRAMEWINLYALAVNEENAAGGQVVTAPTNGAAGIVPAVMRYAAEFLPGLPADAHRDYLLTAAAVGIIIKENASISGAEVGCQGEVGSASAMAAAGLCQLLGGDPEQVEHAAEVALEHNLGLTCDPVGGLVQIPCIERNAIGAVKAVNAARLALLSTGNHRVTLDDAVRTMASTGRDMLSKYKETATGGLAVQLGLPVNLTEC; this is translated from the coding sequence GTGACCATCAGTACCCTCGATCTTTTCAGCATCGGCGTGGGACCATCCTCCTCCCACACCGTCGGCCCCATGCGGGCGGCCCTCGACTTTTCCACCAACCACGTCACCGAGGGAAGCCTCGTGAAGATCCTGCTCCGAGGCTCGCTCGCGGCCACCGGCGCGGGCCACGGCACCGACCGCGCGGTCCTGCTCGGACTCGTGGGCTACGATCCGGAGCACGTCTCCGACACCGACGGGATCCCCTTCGGCGCGGCGATCCCGGCGCGCGGCACCGTCTCCGGCCCGAAGGGCACGGTGAGCTACGAGCTCGCCTTCGACCGCTCGCCACACCCCAAGCACCCCAACTGCCTGGCCTTTTCCACGAAGGAGGGGCAACGCGAGGAGACGGACACCTACTTCTCCGTCGGCGGCGGATTCATCCTCACCGAGGCGCAGATGCGCGCCTCCGAGCAAAGCGGCAAGCCCCTGGGATCGGGCGTGTCCACCACCGGCCGATGCGGCGAGATGCCCTATCCCTTCTCCACCGCCCGCGAGCTGCTCGAGGTGTGCGTCGACAACGGTCTCAGCATCCCCGAGATCATGCTCGCCAACGAGACGAGCCTGCACGGCGACCAGGCCACGGTCACCCGCCACCTTGATCGCGTGTGGGAGGTCATGCAGGCCTGCATCGACCGTGGGCTTCGCACCGAGGGGACGCTGCCCGGCGGCCTTAAGGTCCACCGCCGCGCGCCGGAGCTCCACCGCCACCTGCGGGAGGCGTCGGCAAGCAACGACGCCGACCCCCTGCGCGCGATGGAGTGGATCAACCTGTACGCGCTGGCCGTGAACGAGGAAAACGCCGCGGGCGGGCAGGTGGTGACCGCGCCCACGAACGGCGCGGCAGGCATCGTGCCCGCGGTGATGCGCTACGCGGCCGAGTTCCTCCCCGGACTGCCTGCCGACGCGCACCGCGACTACCTGCTCACCGCGGCGGCCGTGGGCATCATCATCAAGGAAAACGCCTCCATCTCCGGCGCTGAGGTCGGCTGCCAAGGCGAGGTGGGGTCGGCATCCGCGATGGCGGCGGCCGGGCTGTGCCAACTCTTGGGCGGCGACCCCGAGCAGGTCGAGCACGCGGCCGAGGTCGCCCTCGAGCACAACCTGGGGCTCACCTGCGACCCGGTGGGCGGGCTCGTGCAGATACCCTGCATCGAGCGCAACGCCATCGGCGCGGTCAAGGCCGTCAACGCCGCGCGCCTCGCGCTGCTGAGCACCGGTAACCACCGGGTCACCCTCGACGACGCCGTGCGCACGATGGCCAGCACCGGCCGCGACATGCTCTCCAAGTACAAGGAGACCGCCACCGGCGGGCTCGCCGTGCAGCTGGGGCTGCCGGTCAACCTCACCGAGTGCTAG